One Helicoverpa zea isolate HzStark_Cry1AcR chromosome 20, ilHelZeax1.1, whole genome shotgun sequence genomic region harbors:
- the LOC124640480 gene encoding uncharacterized protein LOC124640480 isoform X1: MIRTIALLCLVAAPAFGAFTANMRVRFDLNPFGFGSSSFVEMPLTIWEAIAKNWVQKTGPTLPSGYENLVLYGPADDNTLNLYYDDNYQIAAFQIGLDQEQISDSVYDFENQGFTSWTTTLSNGTSRDYWTIRAYFSTADYLATDATARNSSRNTETLIQGGSMVVTGFNGELYTISSDPTVLADTSVSGFTEQACMIYMGHHFYYNMTTSLECAEGRLFPWFPLSYNGVVMGIGFNFIGKYAVRPDNFNYFESPGVAAVKVIVPKGPECFYELAENPGVVTMHVYFIETPRQALCVFEG; encoded by the exons ATGATCCGGACAATCGCTCTACTATGCCTCGTGGCTGCACCGGCTTTCGGTG CTTTCACAGCCAATATGAGGG TGAGGTTTGACTTGAATCCGTTCGGCTTCGGTTCCTCATCTTTCGTCGAGATGCCACTTACTATATGGGAAGCGATTGCCAAAAACTGGGTGCAGAAGACCGGCCCTACCCTCCCAAGTGGCTATGAGAACCTGGTCCTTTATGGCCCCGCTGATGACAACACCCTCAACTTATACTACGATGACAACTATCAGATTGCTGCTTTCCAAATTGGT CTGGACCAAGAACAAATAAGCGATTCGGTATACGATTTCGAAAATCAAGGATTCACAAGCTGGACCACTACATTGTCAAATGGCACATCTAGAGATTATTGGACCATCAGAGCATACTTTTCCACTGCTG atTATCTTGCGACTGACGCAACAGCTCGCAACTCTTCAAGAAATACTGAGACGTTGATCCAGGGTGGTTCCATGGTAGTGACTGGTTTCAACGGAGAATTGTACACGATTTCCTCCGACCCTACCGTACTTGCCGACACGAGCGTCAGTGGGTTCACAGAGCAAGCCTGCATGATATATATGG GTCACCATTTCTACTACAACATGACCACAAGCTTGGAGTGCGCTGAAGGAAGGCTGTTCCCCTGGTTCCCACTTTCCTACAACGGAGTAGTGATGGGCATTGGCTTCAATTTTATCGGCAAATACGCCGTGAGACCTGACAATTTCAATTATTTCGAAAGTCCTGGAGTAGCAGCTGTTAAG gtCATCGTACCAAAAGGTCCCGAATGTTTCTACGAGTTAGCAGAAAACCCCGGCGTGGTCACCATGCATGTTTATTTCATCGAAACCCCCAGACAAGCTCTTTGTGTTTTCGAGGGTTGA
- the LOC124640480 gene encoding uncharacterized protein LOC124640480 isoform X2: MQYLFVAAFTANMRVRFDLNPFGFGSSSFVEMPLTIWEAIAKNWVQKTGPTLPSGYENLVLYGPADDNTLNLYYDDNYQIAAFQIGLDQEQISDSVYDFENQGFTSWTTTLSNGTSRDYWTIRAYFSTADYLATDATARNSSRNTETLIQGGSMVVTGFNGELYTISSDPTVLADTSVSGFTEQACMIYMGHHFYYNMTTSLECAEGRLFPWFPLSYNGVVMGIGFNFIGKYAVRPDNFNYFESPGVAAVKVIVPKGPECFYELAENPGVVTMHVYFIETPRQALCVFEG; this comes from the exons ATGCAGTATTTATTTGTTGCAGCTTTCACAGCCAATATGAGGG TGAGGTTTGACTTGAATCCGTTCGGCTTCGGTTCCTCATCTTTCGTCGAGATGCCACTTACTATATGGGAAGCGATTGCCAAAAACTGGGTGCAGAAGACCGGCCCTACCCTCCCAAGTGGCTATGAGAACCTGGTCCTTTATGGCCCCGCTGATGACAACACCCTCAACTTATACTACGATGACAACTATCAGATTGCTGCTTTCCAAATTGGT CTGGACCAAGAACAAATAAGCGATTCGGTATACGATTTCGAAAATCAAGGATTCACAAGCTGGACCACTACATTGTCAAATGGCACATCTAGAGATTATTGGACCATCAGAGCATACTTTTCCACTGCTG atTATCTTGCGACTGACGCAACAGCTCGCAACTCTTCAAGAAATACTGAGACGTTGATCCAGGGTGGTTCCATGGTAGTGACTGGTTTCAACGGAGAATTGTACACGATTTCCTCCGACCCTACCGTACTTGCCGACACGAGCGTCAGTGGGTTCACAGAGCAAGCCTGCATGATATATATGG GTCACCATTTCTACTACAACATGACCACAAGCTTGGAGTGCGCTGAAGGAAGGCTGTTCCCCTGGTTCCCACTTTCCTACAACGGAGTAGTGATGGGCATTGGCTTCAATTTTATCGGCAAATACGCCGTGAGACCTGACAATTTCAATTATTTCGAAAGTCCTGGAGTAGCAGCTGTTAAG gtCATCGTACCAAAAGGTCCCGAATGTTTCTACGAGTTAGCAGAAAACCCCGGCGTGGTCACCATGCATGTTTATTTCATCGAAACCCCCAGACAAGCTCTTTGTGTTTTCGAGGGTTGA